A section of the Roseivirga sp. BDSF3-8 genome encodes:
- a CDS encoding lysylphosphatidylglycerol synthase domain-containing protein produces MQYTQLLAADKKSSFPTWYKVVGSVVMALAVAGLIWWQFSSYGSSLGKVHEVWAGMSLVSSWYVWAICVILMVINWSAEAGKWHYLARRVTPLSFFEAFRGVLSGLSLNAVLPHFLGDYAGRISAVKHRHRFRLVGGLWIGHVTQMAITCFAGAYGLALFINYYFPHFPVVSIAVAGVAITLLSLALIMSSLPRFIRIFGRSKAGLFLKTAHQFDKSDWVVALAFSAARYICFSLQFLLLLNLLGLQLSLHLQIAGITWVYLIKSWAPAINIVADLGIREVAALAFFPLFGADPAIIVASGLSVWFLNLFVPGIIGAASLIRMPACR; encoded by the coding sequence ATGCAATATACTCAGCTACTTGCAGCAGACAAAAAAAGCAGTTTCCCCACCTGGTATAAGGTGGTGGGCAGTGTGGTTATGGCTCTGGCTGTAGCTGGTCTGATCTGGTGGCAGTTTTCCTCTTACGGATCCAGTTTAGGAAAAGTTCATGAGGTGTGGGCGGGCATGTCACTGGTATCCTCGTGGTATGTATGGGCGATATGCGTAATCCTTATGGTGATTAACTGGTCGGCAGAGGCCGGTAAGTGGCATTATCTTGCCAGGCGCGTTACGCCATTGTCATTTTTTGAGGCCTTCAGAGGTGTCCTTTCCGGCTTGAGCCTTAATGCCGTACTACCTCACTTTCTGGGGGACTATGCTGGGCGAATTTCGGCAGTTAAACATAGGCATAGATTCCGGCTGGTAGGGGGGCTATGGATCGGTCATGTAACCCAGATGGCAATTACATGCTTTGCAGGGGCATATGGCTTAGCATTATTCATAAATTACTATTTCCCGCATTTTCCTGTAGTATCTATTGCTGTCGCAGGTGTAGCCATAACCCTACTTAGTTTAGCTCTGATCATGAGCTCCCTCCCCCGATTTATCAGAATATTCGGCCGGAGTAAAGCCGGACTGTTTCTAAAGACAGCTCATCAGTTCGATAAATCAGACTGGGTGGTAGCGCTTGCTTTTAGTGCCGCACGCTACATTTGCTTTTCACTGCAGTTTCTTCTGCTACTAAACCTGCTCGGGCTTCAATTATCATTGCACCTTCAGATAGCTGGTATCACCTGGGTCTATTTAATTAAATCCTGGGCTCCGGCCATAAATATTGTGGCAGACCTGGGTATCAGAGAGGTGGCCGCCCTGGCTTTTTTTCCATTATTCGGGGCTGACCCAGCCATAATTGTAGCCTCCGGCCTAAGTGTTTGGTTTTTAAACCTTTTTGTGCCAGGTATTATAGGCGCAGCCAGTCTTATTCGTATGCCTGCATGCCGCTAA
- a CDS encoding OmpA family protein translates to MKRYTKHLRRVSYLFPAIVLLLLGTQATATSQSGGKGAYTPVPGKTDYKEVNYVVIGVFEFSDNAGRFMSAVENQGFKPDYFFFPPKQYYYVYVSQEQDFEKARQEVLQLREKNGFEETWVFNPHMIGYMGDNQPDPADDQWTEEARSEKNEPEEKREEPEETAMTDDSAANKDLPASLGNMSAANLDSENHLVVEEDVEGIYKIYTDVNRLNDQVDISTEVELIDNVRAKAIGTLPAHEVKVVKDPENGARSLQLVAQPFGYRRMIHTLNLDEPVSDDNEEFVQVDGGVIYVNFPLERLKKDDKVIMYKVFFQNDAAILRPESKYEVNALLEMMKENEDYEIKLHGHTNGNSAGKIIRLGEGSRDYFTMDNSVEEGWGSAKQLSKERAETIKRFLVDNGVDESRIQVKGWGGKQMIFDKNSSSAKKNIRVEVEVLKD, encoded by the coding sequence ATGAAAAGATACACTAAACATCTCCGGAGGGTATCCTATCTTTTTCCAGCTATTGTCTTATTACTTTTGGGTACACAGGCTACTGCTACTTCTCAGTCAGGAGGGAAAGGAGCCTATACCCCGGTACCTGGAAAAACAGACTACAAGGAAGTAAACTATGTGGTTATCGGAGTATTTGAGTTTTCTGATAATGCCGGCAGGTTTATGAGTGCTGTAGAAAATCAAGGGTTTAAACCTGATTACTTTTTCTTCCCTCCCAAGCAATACTACTATGTATACGTGTCCCAAGAGCAGGACTTTGAAAAGGCCAGACAGGAAGTACTACAGCTAAGAGAAAAAAATGGCTTTGAAGAAACCTGGGTGTTCAACCCCCATATGATTGGTTACATGGGTGACAACCAGCCCGACCCTGCCGATGACCAGTGGACTGAAGAGGCTCGTTCTGAAAAAAATGAACCGGAAGAGAAGAGAGAAGAGCCTGAAGAGACTGCTATGACAGATGATTCAGCGGCTAATAAAGACCTGCCTGCTTCTCTTGGTAATATGTCAGCGGCGAACCTTGACTCAGAAAATCACCTTGTTGTAGAAGAGGACGTAGAGGGTATTTATAAAATATATACAGACGTTAACCGTTTGAATGACCAGGTCGATATATCCACCGAAGTAGAACTGATCGATAATGTACGGGCAAAAGCCATAGGGACATTGCCCGCTCATGAAGTAAAGGTGGTGAAAGACCCTGAAAATGGGGCGAGAAGCCTTCAACTGGTGGCCCAGCCATTCGGGTACAGAAGGATGATCCATACGCTGAATCTCGATGAACCTGTGTCTGATGATAATGAAGAATTTGTTCAGGTTGATGGAGGTGTAATCTATGTTAACTTCCCTCTGGAAAGGCTTAAGAAAGATGATAAGGTCATTATGTATAAGGTCTTCTTCCAGAATGATGCAGCCATCCTTCGTCCGGAAAGCAAATATGAAGTAAATGCCCTTCTGGAAATGATGAAGGAAAACGAAGACTATGAGATCAAGCTGCATGGTCATACGAATGGTAATAGTGCAGGAAAGATCATCAGATTGGGCGAAGGTAGCCGCGACTACTTTACCATGGACAACTCTGTGGAAGAAGGCTGGGGCAGTGCCAAGCAACTAAGCAAGGAAAGAGCAGAAACTATCAAGCGCTTTCTAGTAGACAATGGAGTGGATGAAAGCCGTATCCAGGTAAAAGGCTGGGGTGGCAAACAGATGATATTTGATAAAAACTCTTCCTCCGCCAAGAAAAATATCAGAGTAGAGGTAGAGGTGCTTAAGGATTAA
- the ruvC gene encoding crossover junction endodeoxyribonuclease RuvC produces the protein MFTQKPSARESSGSKEKIILGLDPGTTVMGYGIIIVKGNRMSLLQFGVIHLSKYSQHELKLKKIFDRVASLLDEHCPDEVALEAPFYGKNVQSMLKLGRAQGVAMAAALSREIPITEYAPKKVKQSVTGNGNASKEQVAEMLKKLLGFTEQPKLLDATDALAVAVCHNFQNGRGNSPSKSWKAFLKDNPGRHFQ, from the coding sequence ATGTTTACTCAAAAACCATCTGCCAGGGAGTCATCGGGCTCAAAAGAGAAAATCATACTTGGCCTGGATCCGGGCACTACGGTGATGGGCTATGGCATCATAATCGTTAAGGGTAACCGCATGTCTTTGTTACAGTTTGGTGTAATCCACCTTAGCAAATATAGTCAGCATGAGCTAAAACTAAAGAAGATCTTTGACAGGGTGGCAAGCCTACTTGATGAGCACTGCCCGGATGAGGTAGCTCTGGAGGCGCCATTCTATGGCAAAAACGTACAGTCAATGCTAAAACTTGGACGAGCCCAAGGGGTGGCTATGGCTGCAGCCCTTTCCCGTGAAATACCTATTACCGAATATGCGCCAAAAAAGGTAAAGCAATCGGTAACAGGCAATGGTAATGCCAGTAAAGAGCAGGTAGCTGAAATGCTTAAAAAGCTACTGGGCTTCACTGAACAGCCAAAGCTTCTGGATGCTACGGATGCTCTGGCGGTTGCGGTTTGTCATAACTTTCAGAATGGCCGCGGAAACAGCCCCTCTAAAAGCTGGAAAGCCTTCCTGAAAGATAATCCAGGAAGGCATTTTCAGTAA